A genomic segment from Glycine soja cultivar W05 chromosome 20, ASM419377v2, whole genome shotgun sequence encodes:
- the LOC114402842 gene encoding uncharacterized protein LOC114402842, protein MPLFGIFQIPSFMDIITDLAMFITPLWIAVIVGVVVGWAWKPKWAFHPKDALLKFRSPRPPNPQNDTAFTYSATSSSAREKDASGSPVVTEDDLLHLWKLVEEKDGGRAWIQMMDRSTPTMTYQAWRRDPESGPPQYRSRTVFEDASPELVRDFFWDDEFRLKWDDMLIHASTIQECVLTGTMMVHWVRKFPFFCSDREYIIGRRIWDAGRIYYCVTKGVPCPSMPRHNKPKRVDLFYSSWCIRAVKSRKDDQLTSCEVLLFHHEDMGIPWEIAKLGVRQGMWGAVKKFDPGLRTYEKQRVSGTPLSPCARAAKINTKVTMDYVRSLENTTSDLLETENQDSSDKPGGRNIPKLLIVGGAIALACTLDQGLLTKAVIFGVARRFAKMGGRRL, encoded by the exons ATGCCTCTTTTTGGAATTTTCCAGATACCCTCATTTATGGACATAATCACTGACCTCGCCATGTTCATTACTCCGCTATGGATTGCGGTTATCGTCGGCGTCGTCGTGGGCTGGGCGTGGAAGCCCAAATGGGCCTTTCACCCCAAAGACGCTCTTCTCAAGTTTCGCTCTCCTCGCCCTCCCAATCCCCAAAACGACACCGCTTTTACCTACTCCGCCACCAG TTCCTCCGCGCGTGAGAAAGACGCGAGTGGGAGTCCTGTGGTGACGGAAGACGATTTGCTGCATCTGTGGAAGTTGGTTGAGGAAAAAGACGGAGGGCGGGCATGGATTCAGATGATGGACCGTTCTACCCCGACCATGACCTATCAAGCGTGGCGTAGGGATCCTGAG AGTGGACCGCCGCAGTACCGGAGCAGAACGGTGTTCGAAGACGCGAGTCCTGAGTTGGTGAGGGATTTCTTTTGGGATGATGAGTTCAGGTTGAAGTGGGATGACATGCTTATACATGCTTCCACCATACAAGAGTGTGTCCTCACTGGAACAATGATGGTGCACTGGGTGCGCAAG TTTCCCTTCTTTTGCAGTGACAGAGAGTATATAATTGGGAGGCGAATTTGGGACGCAGGACGAATTTACTACTGTGTCACTAAG GGAGTACCTTGCCCCTCCATGCCAAGGCATAATAAACCTAAACgagttgatttattttattcaagctggTGTATTCGTGCAG TTAAATCAAGAAAAGATGACCAGCTGACTTCATGTGAAGTGTTATTGTTTCATCACGAAGATATGGGAATTCCCTGGGAAATTGCTAAGCTTGGAGTTCGACAGGGTATGTGGGGAGCTGTCAAGAAGTTTGATCCAGGACTACGGACATATGAGAAACAAAGGGTTTCTGGTACCCCATTGTCACCCTGTGCACGTGCTGCTAAGATCAACACTAAAGTAACCATGGACTATGTGAGGTCTCTGGAAAACACGACCAGTGACTTGTTGGAGACTGAAAATCAGGATTCTTCTGACAAACCAGGTGGAAGGAACATACCTAAGCTTTTAATTGTTGGTGGAGCCATTGCCCTTGCCTGCACTCTTGATCAAGGACTACTGACTAAGGCAGTTATATTTGGAGTAGCCCGAAGGTTTGCAAAAATGGGAGGAAGGAGGTTGTGA
- the LOC114401655 gene encoding granule-bound starch synthase 1, chloroplastic/amyloplastic-like has translation MATVSYAVSGSACQSHRGASRTEAKVNYSAQVSLNCQGLRSLNKLHVRTTRAAKTKTLLSAKSNKSGREGVLGRIECGMNLIFVGTEVAPWSKTGGLGDVLGGLPPALAGNGHRVMTVSPRYDQYKDAWDTSVTVEVKIGDRIETVRFFHCYKRGVDRVFVDHPCFLEKVWGKTGSKLYGPSAGVDYEDNQLRFSLLCQAALEAPRVLNLNSSKYFSGPYGEDVIFIANDWHTALLPCYLKSMYQTKGIYKNAKVAYCIHNIAYQGRHSFADFSLLNLPNKFKSSFDFTDGHVKPVKGRKLNWMKAAILESDRVLTVSPYYAQELVTGEERGVELDNVIRSRGITGIVNGMDNREWSPKTDKFIDLHYDATTVTQAKSLLKEALQAEVGLPVDRNIPLIGFIGRLEEQKGSDILVEAIPKFIDQNVQIMILGTGKKIMEKQIEQLEKIYPDKARGVAKFNGPLAHKIIAGADFIVIPSRFEPCGLVQLHAMPYGTVPIVSSTGGLVDTVQEGYTGFHMGAFNVECEAVDPVDVEKLATTVKRALGTYGTPAMTQMIQNCMSQDFSWKGPAKHWEKVLLSLEVAGSEPGIDGDEIAPLAKENVATP, from the exons ATGGCAACAGTGTCTTATGCGGTGTCAGGAAGCGCGTGCCAGAGCCACCGTGGCGCGTCGAGAACAGAGGCCAAAGTGAATTATTCGGCTCAGGTAAGTCTCAACTGCCAGGGATTGAGATCCTTGAACAAGCTGCACGTGCGAACCACCCGTGCGGCCAAAACCAAAACCTTGCTGTCTGCGAAAAGTAACAAGAGTGGGCGTGAGGGAGTTTTGGGGAGGATTGAGTGTGGGATGAACTTGATCTTTGTGGGGACTGAGGTGGCACCTTGGAGCAAAACTGGGGGGCTTGGTGATGTTCTTGGAGGACTTCCACCAGCTTTGGCT GGAAATGGACACCGTGTCATGACAGTGTCACCGCGTTACGACCAATACAAGGATGCATGGGACACTAGTGTGACGGTGGAG GTCAAAATTGGAGATAGAATAGAAACTGTCCGTTTCTTTCACTGCTATAAGCGAGGAGTGGATCGTGTTTTTGTGGACCACCCATGTTTCCTTGAGAAG GTATGGGGCAAGACTGGGTCAAAACTCTATGGCCCTAGTGCTGGAGTAGATTATGAAGACAACCAACTTAGATTCAGCTTGTTATGCCAG GCAGCACTTGAGGCACCAAGGGTTTTGAACTTAAACAGCAGCAAATATTTCTCAGGACCATATG GCGAAGATGTAATTTTTATTGCCAATGATTGGCACACTGCCCTTCTTCCATGCTACTTGAAATCAATGTACCAGACCAAGGGGATTTACAAAAACGCAAAG GTTGCATATTGTATTCATAACATAGCCTACCAGGGTAGGCATTCCTTTGCAGACTTCTCTCTTCTCAATTTACCTAACAAATTCAAGAGCTCTTTTGACTTTACTGATGG GCATGTTAAGCCTGTCAAGGGAAGGAAACTTAACTGGATGAAGGCTGCAATATTAGAATCAGACCGAGTACTCACTGTAAGTCCATACTACGCCCAGGAACTTGTTACCGGAGAGGAAAGAGGTGTAGAACTGGACAACGTAATTCGTTCACGTGGCATCACTGGTATCGTGAATGGCATGGATAATAGGGAGTGGAGTCCAAAAACTGATAAGTTCATTGATCTACACTATGATGCAACAACT GTCACCCAAGCAAAATCACTGCTGAAAGAGGCACTTCAAGCAGAGGTTGGCTTGCCTGTTGACAGGAATATCCCTCTGATAGGTTTCATTGGTAGGCTTGAAGAGCAGAAAGGTTCAGATATTCTTGTGGAAGCTATTCCAAAGTTCATTGACCAGAATGTTCAGATTATGATTCTT GGAACAGGTAAAAAGATAATGGAGAAGCAAATTGAGCAACTAGAGAAAATCTATCCTGACAAGGCCAGAGGAGTAGCAAAATTTAACGGTCCCTTGGCTCACAAGATTATTGCTGGAGCTGACTTTATAGTGATCCCAAGTAGATTTGAACCCTGTGGTCTTGTTCAGTTGCATGCCATGCCATATGGAACG GTGCCCATTGTTTCCTCCACTGGTGGACTTGTTGACACCGTTCAAGAAGGGTATACTGGATTCCACATGGGAGCATTCAACGTTGAA TGTGAAGCTGTTGATCCAGTTGATGTGGAAAAGTTAGCAACTACTGTAAAGAGAGCCCTTGGAACCTATGGTACCCCAGCCATGACACAGATGATCCAGAACTGCATGTCCCAAGACTTTTCATGGAAG GGACCAGCCAAACATTGGGAAAAGGTGCTGTTGAGCCTAGAGGTTGCTGGCAGTGAACCTGGAATTGATGGTGATGAGATTGCTCCTCTTGCAAAGGAAAACGTTGCCACTCCTTGA
- the LOC114402190 gene encoding nuclear pore complex protein NUP98B-like, with protein sequence MWKVTNIICDRHSLLLLLEEKNAVASFLPQPFITFSSQFHFFGQSSSGFGQNNSSINPFALKPFGITTPFGSPIGFGGSSTGVAQPSSPFASNTAFGFSSSPAFSSSVPSFWSSSTPDLGSSSSSFSGSSVFGQQPLLEVLNLLLLKQYHLVPPSHHN encoded by the exons ATGTGGAAAGTTACCAA CATAATCTGTGACAGACACAGTTTGCTGCTGTTACTGGAAGAGAAAAACGCAGTGGCTTCGTTCCTGCCTCAGCCATTCATCACTTTCTCTTCCCAATTTCACT TTTTTGGGCAGTCATCATCAGGTTTTGGGCAGAACAATTCAAGTATCAATCCTTTTGCTCTTAAGCCATTTGGTATTACAACTCCATTTGGTTCGCCAATTGGTTTTGGAGGTTCTTCCACTGGGGTAGCTCAACCATCTTCTCCATTCGCTTCCAATACAGCTTTCGGTTTTTCATCGTCACCAGCTTTCAGTAGTTCAGTTCCCTCTTTTTGGTCATCTTCAACTCCTGATCTTGGTAGTTCATCGTCATCCTTTAGTG GATCATCAGTTTTTGGTCAGCAGCCTCTTTTGGAGGTTCTGAATCTGCTTCTACTCAAACAGTATCATTTGGTGCCACCCAGCCATCACAACTAG
- the LOC114402888 gene encoding putative lysine-specific demethylase JMJ16 isoform X1, protein MMGTELMRICVKEDNDDFPSVPPGFESYTSFSLKKVENNEKQDDKNMTSCSASTSASESPSTQAENDVQVGDTAKVPRSLRRRPWINYGQYENISDEDPDCERHDQNFSSRPCLPRGVIRGCPDCSNCQKVVARWRPEDARKPNIEDAPVFYPTEEEFQDTLKYISSIRSKAEPYGICRIVPPSSWKPPCPLKEKSIWEGSKFSTRVQRIDKLQNRDSMRKMSKIQTNMKRKRRRCTRMGVDNSTRTGPNAGFCEVERFGFEPGPEFTLETFQRYAEDFQLKYFRKNENVSHLGANTTILNGTSEPSVENIEGEYWRMVESPTEEIEVLYGADLETGIFGSGFPSKSSQVGSASHEQYIKSGWNLNNFARLPGSLLSYESSDISGVLVPWLYVGMCFSSFCWHVEDHHLYSLNYLHWGAPKMWYGVPGKDACKLEEAMRKHLPELFEEQPDLLHKLVTQLSPSILKSKGVPVYRCIQNPGDFVLTFPRAYHSGFNCGFNCAEAVNVAPVDWLPHGHIAIELYQEQGRKTSISHDKLLLGAAREAVQAQWELDLLKKNTLDNLRWKDVCGKDGLLAKALKMRVEMERARREFLCSPSQALKMESTFDATNERECNICFFDLHLSAAGCRCSPDRYACLDHAKQFCSCSWDSKFFLFRYDISELNILVEALEGKLSAIYRWAKSDLGLALSSFVSASKETIHKELKSYSSNLSHSSRATVHKEMALHPLNKYIDNSQLIDVPTENQANSKDQSYFQQRKSVESISSLRSMKELLTFKSSQPTSEAANHKICVNKEESVICRSNMRTPGWQLSQDDTSYALSVPLAQHGGEKSSLNRHNNSIILLSDDEDDEKMSGSNRRKELSSMLTCPRDKTSPCNDIENTKLTISVSDSAVIGEKDAITLPRENMSSDSTRLLHVKQECHEHTGTVLASTPVDLSCHMGLTSTESIRNIPAPSKVEASDYCLESLEVCPLNPQLSGIKVKTEDNHENLGGCATSNVADNARAVNGNISCAPNNYRQKGPRIAKVVRRINCNVEPLEFGVVLSGKSWCSSQAIFPKGFRSRVRYINVLDPSSMCYYISEIVDAGRGWPLFMVSLENCASEVFIHMSAARCWELIREKVNQEIAKQHKLGRKGLPPLQPPGSLDGFEMFGFSSPAIVQAIEALDRTRLCNEYWDSRPYSRPQGQISQSSQTNVNGGNGQGVLLNKHMPVEVVAVLRSLFKKSNAEELNLLYSILSNNRPEADRNLVAQLLNEEIHKSQPP, encoded by the exons ATGATGGGGACTGAGCTTATGAGAATATGTGTTAAAGAAGATAATGATGATTTTCCATCAGTTCCACCAGGTTTTGAGTCATATACATCTTTCTCATTGAAGAAGgtagaaaacaatgaaaaacaaGATGATAAAAATATGACCAGTTGTTCGGCCTCTACTAGTGCTTCTGAATCACCATCAACTCAGGCGGAAAATGATGTTCAAGTTGGTGATACTGCAAAGGTTCCTAGATCCCTTCGACGAAGACCATGGATTAATTATGGACAATATGAGAACATTTCAGATGAAGACCCTGACTGTGAGCGGCATGATCAA AATTTCTCCTCAAGACCTTGTCTTCCTCGAGGAGTCATCCGTGGATGTCCAGATTGCAGTAATTGCCAAAAG GTTGTTGCCAGGTGGCGACCAGAAGATGCTCGTAAGCCAAATATTGAGGATGCTCCTGTTTTCTACCCTACTGAAGAG GAGTTTCAAGATactttgaaatatatatcaagCATTCGCTCCAAGGCTGAGCCATATGGAATTTGTCGCATTGTTCCGCCATCTTCTTGGAAACCCCCTTGTCCTCTCAAGGAAAAAAGTATATGGGAGGGTTCTAAATTTTCTACCCGTGTTCAGAGGATTGACAAACTTCAGAATCGTGATTCAATGAGAAAGATGTCAAAGATTCAAACTAATATGAAGAGGAAAAGGAGAAGATGCACAAGGATGGGGGTGGATAATAGCACTAGAACAGGACCTAATGCAGGATTTTGTGAAGTTGAAAGGTTTGGGTTTGAACCTGGTCCAGAATTTACCCTGGAAACATTTCAGAGATATGCAGAAGATTTTCAGCTCAAATACTTCAGAAAAAATGAGAATGTATCTCATTTGGGTGCTAATACAACAATTTTAAATGGTACCTCAGAGCCTTCCGTAGAGAACATTGAAGGTGAATATTGGCGGATGGTCGAGAGTCCTACTGAAGAAATTGAG GTGCTTTATGGAGCTGATCTGGAAACTGGGATTTTTGGGAGTGGTTTCCCTAGCAAATCTAGTCAAGTAGGTTCTGCTTCACATGAACAGTACATAAAATCTGGCTGGAATTTAAATAACTTTGCAAGGCTACCTGGCTCTCTGCTCTCTTATGAAAGCAGTGATATATCTGGTGTTCTAGTGCCATGGTTGTATGTAGGAATGTGCTTTTCCTCCTTTTGTTGG CATGTGGAAGATCATCATTTATATTCATTGAATTACTTGCATTGGGGAGCTCCAAAAATGTGGTATGGTGTCCCTGGAAAAGATGCCTGCAAATTGGAAGAGGCCATGCGAAAGCATTTACCAGAGCTTTTTGAAGAACAGCCTGACTTGCTTCATAAGCTG GTCACTCAGCTTTCTCCATCTATCCTTAAGTCTAAAGGAGTACCAGTTTATAGGTGTATCCAAAACCCTGGGGACTTTGTTCTGACATTTCCTAGAGCCTACCACTCTGGGTTCAACTGCGGCTTCAACTGTGCTGAGGCTGTTAATGTAGCTCCTGTTGACTGGCTGCCCCATGGGCATATTGCTATAGAGCTGTACCAGGAGCAGGGGCGCAAGACTTCTATATCACATGATAAGCTGTTGCTTGGGGCTGCAAGGGAAGCAGTACAAGCCCAATGGGAGCTTGATTTGCTGAAGAAGAATACTTTGGATAATCTACGATGGAAGGATGTCTGTGGAAAGGATGGCCTTTTGGCAAAAGCACTCAAG ATGCGTGTCGAGATGGAGCGAGCAAGAAGGGAATTTCTCTGCAGTCCTTCACAGGCATTAAAAATGGAGAGTACTTTTGATGCTACAAATGAAAGGGAGTGCAACATTTGCTTTTTTGATTTACACCTATCTGCTGCTGGTTGTCGCTGTTCCCCAGATAGATATGCTTGCTTGGATCATGCAAAGCAGTTTTGTTCATGCTCTTGGGATTCCAAATTTTTCCTCTTTCGGTATGATATTAGTGAACTAAATATTCTTGTGGAGGCATTGGAAGGAAAATTAAGTGCAATATACAGATGGGCAAAATCAGATCTTGGGCTGGCGTTATCTTCTTTTGTGTCAGCAAGCAAGGAAACAATACATAAGGAATTGAAATCGTATTCATCCAATTTATCTCATTCTTCCAGGGCCACTGTGCATAAAGAGATGGCTTTGCatccattaaataaatatattgacaaTTCTCAATTGATTGATGTCCCTACAGAGAATCAAGCAAATAGCAAAGATCAGAGCTATTTTCAACAGAGGAAATCGGTTGAATCTATTTCATCTTTGAGATCCATGAAGGAATTGCTAACATTTAAAAGCTCACAACCTACATCTGAGGCGGCTAATCATAAGATCTGTGTTAATAAAGAAGAATCGGTTATATGCAGATCAAATATGAGAACCCCTGGTTGGCAATTGTCTCAAGATGATACATCATATGCTTTATCCGTGCCTCTAGCTCAACATGGAGGTGAAAAAAGTTCACTTAACAGACATAATAACAGTATTATACTTCTTAGTGACGATGAAGATGATGAAAAGATGTCCGGTTCAAATAGAAGGAAGGAACTTTCTTCGATGCTTACATGTCCTAGAGATAAGACAAGTCCATGTAATGATATAGAAAATACAAAGTTGACCATTTCTGTGTCAGATTCTGCTGTGATAGGTGAAAAGGATGCTATTACATTGCCCCGTGAAAATATGAGTTCTGATTCAACTCGACTTTTGCATGTGAAacaagaatgtcatgaacacaCTGGAACAGTTCTAGCCTCTACCCCTGTAGATCTTTCTTGTCATATGGGTCTTACAAGTACAGAATCTATTAGAAATATTCCAGCTCCTTCAAAAGTAGAGGCCAGTGATTATTGTTTGGAAAGTTTGGAGGTTTGTCCTCTGAACCCACAACTTTCTGGCATTAAGGTTAAGACTGAAGATAATCATGAAAACCTTGGAGGATGTGCCACTTCTAATGTAGCAGACAATGCAAGAGCTGTTAATGGGAACATTTCTTGTGCTCCAAACAATTACCGTCAGAAAGGTCCTCGGATTGCAAAGGTTGTCCGGCGCATCAACTGCAATGTTGAACCATTAGAATTTGGAGTAGTGCTTTCTGGAAAGTCTTGGTGCAGTAGTCAGGCTATATTTCCAAAGG GATTTAGAAGCCGTGTTAGATACATAAATGTCTTAGATCCATCCAGTATGTGTTACTATATTTCAGAAATAGTTGATGCTGGACGTGGTTGGCCTCTATTTATG GTTTCCTTGGAAAATTGTGCAAGTGAGGTCTTCATTCATATGTCAGCTGCAAGATGCTGGGAACTGATCAGAGAGAAAGTGAATCAAGAAATTGCAAAGCAACATAAGCTGGGAAGAAAGGGTCTTCCTCCTTTACAGCCTCCTGGCAGCCTTGATGGCTTTGAAATGTTTGGGTTTTCTTCACCAGCAATAGTGCAG GCTATTGAGGCGCTGGATCGAACTAGATTATGTAATGAATATTGGGACTCACGGCCCTACTCTCGTCCTCAGGGACAGATTTCTCAATCAAGCCAAACCAATGTCAATGGTGGAAATGGTCAAGGGGTTCTCTTGAATAAGCACATGCCCGTTGAAGTTGTTGCAGTGCTAAGGAGCCTATTTAAAAAGTCTAATGCAGAAGAATTGAACTTATTGTACAGCATTCTTAGTAACAATAGGCCAGAGGCTGACAGGAACCTAGTTGCGCAACTTCTCAATGAAGAGATTCACAAATCACAACCGCCCTAG
- the LOC114402888 gene encoding putative lysine-specific demethylase JMJ16 isoform X2 has translation MMGTELMRICVKEDNDDFPSVPPGFESYTSFSLKKVENNEKQDDKNMTSCSASTSASESPSTQAENDVQVGDTAKVPRSLRRRPWINYGQYENISDEDPDCERHDQNFSSRPCLPRGVIRGCPDCSNCQKVVARWRPEDARKPNIEDAPVFYPTEEEFQDTLKYISSIRSKAEPYGICRIVPPSSWKPPCPLKEKSIWEGSKFSTRVQRIDKLQNRDSMRKMSKIQTNMKRKRRRCTRMGVDNSTRTGPNAGFCEVERFGFEPGPEFTLETFQRYAEDFQLKYFRKNENVSHLGANTTILNGTSEPSVENIEGEYWRMVESPTEEIEVLYGADLETGIFGSGFPSKSSQVGSASHEQYIKSGWNLNNFARLPGSLLSYESSDISGVLVPWLYVGMCFSSFCWHVEDHHLYSLNYLHWGAPKMWYGVPGKDACKLEEAMRKHLPELFEEQPDLLHKLVTQLSPSILKSKGVPVYRCIQNPGDFVLTFPRAYHSGFNCGFNCAEAVNVAPVDWLPHGHIAIELYQEQGRKTSISHDKLLLGAAREAVQAQWELDLLKKNTLDNLRWKDVCGKDGLLAKALKMRVEMERARREFLCSPSQALKMESTFDATNERECNICFFDLHLSAAGCRCSPDRYACLDHAKQFCSCSWDSKFFLFRYDISELNILVEALEGKLSAIYRWAKSDLGLALSSFVSASKETIHKELKSYSSNLSHSSRATVHKEMALHPLNKYIDNSQLIDVPTENQANSKDQSYFQQRKSVESISSLRSMKELLTFKSSQPTSEAANHKICVNKEESVICRSNMRTPGWQLSQDDTSYALSVPLAQHGGEKSSLNRHNNSIILLSDDEDDEKMSGSNRRKELSSMLTCPRDKTSPCNDIENTKLTISVSDSAVIGEKDAITLPRENMSSDSTRLLHVKQECHEHTGTVLASTPVDLSCHMGLTSTESIRNIPAPSKVEASDYCLESLEVCPLNPQLSGIKVKTEDNHENLGGCATSNVADNARAVNGNISCAPNNYRQKGPRIAKVVRRINCNVEPLEFGVVLSGKSWCSSQAIFPKGFRSRVRYINVLDPSSMCYYISEIVDAGRGWPLFMKLLPITC, from the exons ATGATGGGGACTGAGCTTATGAGAATATGTGTTAAAGAAGATAATGATGATTTTCCATCAGTTCCACCAGGTTTTGAGTCATATACATCTTTCTCATTGAAGAAGgtagaaaacaatgaaaaacaaGATGATAAAAATATGACCAGTTGTTCGGCCTCTACTAGTGCTTCTGAATCACCATCAACTCAGGCGGAAAATGATGTTCAAGTTGGTGATACTGCAAAGGTTCCTAGATCCCTTCGACGAAGACCATGGATTAATTATGGACAATATGAGAACATTTCAGATGAAGACCCTGACTGTGAGCGGCATGATCAA AATTTCTCCTCAAGACCTTGTCTTCCTCGAGGAGTCATCCGTGGATGTCCAGATTGCAGTAATTGCCAAAAG GTTGTTGCCAGGTGGCGACCAGAAGATGCTCGTAAGCCAAATATTGAGGATGCTCCTGTTTTCTACCCTACTGAAGAG GAGTTTCAAGATactttgaaatatatatcaagCATTCGCTCCAAGGCTGAGCCATATGGAATTTGTCGCATTGTTCCGCCATCTTCTTGGAAACCCCCTTGTCCTCTCAAGGAAAAAAGTATATGGGAGGGTTCTAAATTTTCTACCCGTGTTCAGAGGATTGACAAACTTCAGAATCGTGATTCAATGAGAAAGATGTCAAAGATTCAAACTAATATGAAGAGGAAAAGGAGAAGATGCACAAGGATGGGGGTGGATAATAGCACTAGAACAGGACCTAATGCAGGATTTTGTGAAGTTGAAAGGTTTGGGTTTGAACCTGGTCCAGAATTTACCCTGGAAACATTTCAGAGATATGCAGAAGATTTTCAGCTCAAATACTTCAGAAAAAATGAGAATGTATCTCATTTGGGTGCTAATACAACAATTTTAAATGGTACCTCAGAGCCTTCCGTAGAGAACATTGAAGGTGAATATTGGCGGATGGTCGAGAGTCCTACTGAAGAAATTGAG GTGCTTTATGGAGCTGATCTGGAAACTGGGATTTTTGGGAGTGGTTTCCCTAGCAAATCTAGTCAAGTAGGTTCTGCTTCACATGAACAGTACATAAAATCTGGCTGGAATTTAAATAACTTTGCAAGGCTACCTGGCTCTCTGCTCTCTTATGAAAGCAGTGATATATCTGGTGTTCTAGTGCCATGGTTGTATGTAGGAATGTGCTTTTCCTCCTTTTGTTGG CATGTGGAAGATCATCATTTATATTCATTGAATTACTTGCATTGGGGAGCTCCAAAAATGTGGTATGGTGTCCCTGGAAAAGATGCCTGCAAATTGGAAGAGGCCATGCGAAAGCATTTACCAGAGCTTTTTGAAGAACAGCCTGACTTGCTTCATAAGCTG GTCACTCAGCTTTCTCCATCTATCCTTAAGTCTAAAGGAGTACCAGTTTATAGGTGTATCCAAAACCCTGGGGACTTTGTTCTGACATTTCCTAGAGCCTACCACTCTGGGTTCAACTGCGGCTTCAACTGTGCTGAGGCTGTTAATGTAGCTCCTGTTGACTGGCTGCCCCATGGGCATATTGCTATAGAGCTGTACCAGGAGCAGGGGCGCAAGACTTCTATATCACATGATAAGCTGTTGCTTGGGGCTGCAAGGGAAGCAGTACAAGCCCAATGGGAGCTTGATTTGCTGAAGAAGAATACTTTGGATAATCTACGATGGAAGGATGTCTGTGGAAAGGATGGCCTTTTGGCAAAAGCACTCAAG ATGCGTGTCGAGATGGAGCGAGCAAGAAGGGAATTTCTCTGCAGTCCTTCACAGGCATTAAAAATGGAGAGTACTTTTGATGCTACAAATGAAAGGGAGTGCAACATTTGCTTTTTTGATTTACACCTATCTGCTGCTGGTTGTCGCTGTTCCCCAGATAGATATGCTTGCTTGGATCATGCAAAGCAGTTTTGTTCATGCTCTTGGGATTCCAAATTTTTCCTCTTTCGGTATGATATTAGTGAACTAAATATTCTTGTGGAGGCATTGGAAGGAAAATTAAGTGCAATATACAGATGGGCAAAATCAGATCTTGGGCTGGCGTTATCTTCTTTTGTGTCAGCAAGCAAGGAAACAATACATAAGGAATTGAAATCGTATTCATCCAATTTATCTCATTCTTCCAGGGCCACTGTGCATAAAGAGATGGCTTTGCatccattaaataaatatattgacaaTTCTCAATTGATTGATGTCCCTACAGAGAATCAAGCAAATAGCAAAGATCAGAGCTATTTTCAACAGAGGAAATCGGTTGAATCTATTTCATCTTTGAGATCCATGAAGGAATTGCTAACATTTAAAAGCTCACAACCTACATCTGAGGCGGCTAATCATAAGATCTGTGTTAATAAAGAAGAATCGGTTATATGCAGATCAAATATGAGAACCCCTGGTTGGCAATTGTCTCAAGATGATACATCATATGCTTTATCCGTGCCTCTAGCTCAACATGGAGGTGAAAAAAGTTCACTTAACAGACATAATAACAGTATTATACTTCTTAGTGACGATGAAGATGATGAAAAGATGTCCGGTTCAAATAGAAGGAAGGAACTTTCTTCGATGCTTACATGTCCTAGAGATAAGACAAGTCCATGTAATGATATAGAAAATACAAAGTTGACCATTTCTGTGTCAGATTCTGCTGTGATAGGTGAAAAGGATGCTATTACATTGCCCCGTGAAAATATGAGTTCTGATTCAACTCGACTTTTGCATGTGAAacaagaatgtcatgaacacaCTGGAACAGTTCTAGCCTCTACCCCTGTAGATCTTTCTTGTCATATGGGTCTTACAAGTACAGAATCTATTAGAAATATTCCAGCTCCTTCAAAAGTAGAGGCCAGTGATTATTGTTTGGAAAGTTTGGAGGTTTGTCCTCTGAACCCACAACTTTCTGGCATTAAGGTTAAGACTGAAGATAATCATGAAAACCTTGGAGGATGTGCCACTTCTAATGTAGCAGACAATGCAAGAGCTGTTAATGGGAACATTTCTTGTGCTCCAAACAATTACCGTCAGAAAGGTCCTCGGATTGCAAAGGTTGTCCGGCGCATCAACTGCAATGTTGAACCATTAGAATTTGGAGTAGTGCTTTCTGGAAAGTCTTGGTGCAGTAGTCAGGCTATATTTCCAAAGG GATTTAGAAGCCGTGTTAGATACATAAATGTCTTAGATCCATCCAGTATGTGTTACTATATTTCAGAAATAGTTGATGCTGGACGTGGTTGGCCTCTATTTATG aaGTTGCTCCCTATAACATGTTAA